One genomic region from Phragmites australis chromosome 1, lpPhrAust1.1, whole genome shotgun sequence encodes:
- the LOC133909381 gene encoding uncharacterized protein LOC133909381 isoform X2, with amino-acid sequence MAKPPSSAAAAAAAGGRGPAHHRTRLLLLLLVAVAASASTAGFLLRGALHDPWDSRGDPAAPAAAAAAGRSPLSFMRSKLVLLVSHELSLSGGPLLLMELAFLLRHVGSQVVWITNQRSEETNDVTYSLEHKMLNYGVQVLPARGQEAIDTARKADLVILNTAVAGKWLDPVLKDHVPEVLPKILWWIHEMRGHYFKLEYVKHLPFVAGAMIDSHTTAEYWKNRTSDRLKIQMPQTYVVHLGNSKDLMEIAEDNVARRVLREHIRESIGVRSEDILFAIINSVSRGKGQDLFLQAFYQSLQLIQQQKLKVPAMHAVVVGSDMNAQTKFETQLREFVVKNGIHDCVHFVNKTLAVAPYLAAIDVLVQNSQIFSETFYLSYLGPWRMLWEDNH; translated from the exons ATGGCGAAACCCCCGTcgtccgccgcggcggcggcggctgccggAGGCCGCGGCCCGGCCCACCACCGgacccggctcctcctcctactcctcGTCGCCGTCGCTGCCTCCGCCTCTACCGCGGGATTCCTCCTCCGCGGTGCCCTGCACGACCCCTGGGACTCCCGCGGGGAccccgccgcccccgccgccgccgcagccgccgggAGGAGCCCCCTCTCGTTCATGAGGTCCAAGCTCGTTCTGCTCGTCTCCCACGAGCTCTCCCTCTCCG GCGGCCCACTTTTACTGATGGAGTTGGCATTTCTTCTAAGACATGTTGGCTCTCAAGTGGTGTGGATAACAAATCAAAGATCAGAAGAAACAAATGATGTTACATATAGTTTGGAGCATAAGATGTTGAACTATGGAGTGCAG GTTTTACCAGCTAGGGGACAGGAGGCAATTGATACTGCTCGTAAAGCTGATCTGGTTATCTTGAACACTGCTGTCGCTGGGAAGTGGCTTGATCCTGTTCTAAAAGACCATGTTCCTGAAGTCCTTCCGAAGATTTTGTGGTGGATCCATGAAATGCGTGGGCATTACTTTAAGCTTGAATACGTCAAACATCTTCCATTCGTTGCTGGAGCCATGATTGATTCTCATACAACAGCAGAATACTGGAAGAACAGGACTAGCGACCGTCTGAA AATACAGATGCCACAGACTTATGTTGTTCACCTCGGGAATAGTAAAGACCTAATGGAAATTGCTGAAGATAATGTCGCAAGAAGAGTCCTACGGGAACATATCCGTGAGTCCATTGGAGTACGGAGTGAAGATATCCTGTTTGCAATAATAAACA GTGTATCACGAGGAAAAGGACAAGACTTATTTCTTCAAGCATTTTATCAGAGTTTGCAGCTCATCCAACAGCAGAAATTAAAAGTGCCTGCGATGCATGCTGTAGTTGTGGGGAGTGATATGAATGCTCAGACCAAGTTTGAGACACAATTACGTGAGTTTGTGGTGAAGAATGGGATTCATGACTGTGTCCATTTTGTGAACAAAACATTGGCTGTGGCTCCTTATTTGGCTGCAATTGATGTGCTTGTTCAAAACTCTCAG